A part of Miscanthus floridulus cultivar M001 chromosome 6, ASM1932011v1, whole genome shotgun sequence genomic DNA contains:
- the LOC136459538 gene encoding uncharacterized protein produces MNAFFRSLARGLDDLGRAGGLSSLPALLRAAALLRGLHSQLTLMVGQLHLPPGGRWLDEYMDETARLWDACLAVKLGLASVERYCAAASCAAAALDDWLQDPSPLSTRQVLRAISVSRREAMAAEEENRALSDARIAPLSLQLDERLLLRATDTARLTGFNGFRGLLYALHNASSLLLLILASGAVSCAAAAAGGGPCAADDDTGGADAGAGFMASIAMLQQRMAEEAESDGPGGAPGIMMCEFRCARAAVEAAREEVERAAATGRKCEGGGGVKDKVEELKAWLNVLRTGTDSLVCQLDDFLDDIVEGRKELSDLCSH; encoded by the exons ATGAACGCCTTCTTCAGGTCCCTGGCGCGCGGGCTGGACGACCTGGGCCGTGCCGGCGGGCTGTCGTCGCTGCCGGCGCTGCTGCGGGCGGCAGCGCTGCTCAGGGGGCTGCACTCGCAGCTCACGCTCATGGTCGGCCAGCTGCACCTGCCGCCGGGCGGCCGCTGGCTCGACGAGTACATGGACGAGACCGCCCGCCTCTGGGACGCCTGCCTCGCCGTCAAGCTCGGCCTCGCCTCCGTCGAGCGGTATTGCGCCGCGGcctcctgcgccgccgccgcgctcgatGACTGGCTCCAGGATCCCTCCCCTCTCTCCACTCGCCAG GTGCTGCGGGCGATCTCCGTGTCGAGGAGGGAGGCCATGGCCGCGGAGGAGGAGAACCGCGCGCTGTCGGACGCGAGGATCGCGCCGCTGTCGCTGCAGCTCGACGagcggctgctgctgcgcgcCACGGACACCGCGAGGCTCACGGGCTTCAACGGCTTCCGTGGCCTCCTGTACGCGCTGCACAACGCGAGCTCGCTCCTCCTGCTCATCCTCGCCAGCGGTGCCGTCTCCtgcgcggccgcggcggccggcggcggcccGTGCGCCGCGGACGACGACACCGGCGGCGCGGACGCCGGGGCCGGCTTCATGGCGTCCATCGCAATGCTGCAGCAGAGGATGGCGGAGGAGGCCGAGTCCGACGGCCCCGGCGGCGCGCCCGGGATCATGATGTGCGAGTTCCGGTGCGCGCGCGCCGCCGTGGAGGCGGCGCGGGAGGAGGTGGAGCGCGCCGCCGCGACGGGCCGCAagtgcgagggcggcggcggcgtcaaggacaaggtggaggagctcAAGGCGTGGCTGAACGTGCTCCGTACCGGCACCGATAGCCTGGTGTGCCAGCTGGACGACTTCCTGGACGACATTGTCGAGGGCAGGAAGGAGCTCTCCGACCTGTGCAGCCATTGA